One Phycisphaerae bacterium RAS2 DNA window includes the following coding sequences:
- a CDS encoding flagellar basal body P-ring biosynthesis protein FlgA, with amino-acid sequence MTRDTKTSQTAGTVRVDRSRVGALRCLAVSLAICVCAAPVDRAMAGEVRIWPTAMVSDRDVVLKDLAEFVDFSRTERDRLEATVVSPSPCEGGELLLTIEDVRRALVEGGANPAEVRLLGASRCKVMRPLGAPRRLSLSKHPSADAGGAQHKANRVNRSKAEPIRTESPRAARTLESAVREFLAARLSELPGRVDVRFSRANRSDLALPAESHQFDIHAASSVQPGLVTLEAKAHSADGAMRAIPLVVEVAVMRDVVVARRPINRGRMIESADLAVQERRFTEASDIGLTQMDAAVGQRARDFIPAGAMVAAASIEAAPVVERGDAVTIWIRRGGVVVKASGRAQQAGGLGDVIAVRRDGTKRKQDLVEAVVTGPGTVTISDSAQLASR; translated from the coding sequence ATGACACGAGACACGAAGACAAGCCAGACCGCCGGAACCGTGCGAGTTGATCGTTCGCGCGTCGGTGCCTTGCGATGCCTGGCGGTCTCGCTGGCGATTTGCGTTTGCGCTGCGCCGGTTGACCGTGCGATGGCGGGCGAAGTGCGTATCTGGCCGACGGCGATGGTGTCGGACCGCGATGTGGTGCTGAAGGACCTGGCGGAGTTTGTGGATTTCTCGCGCACCGAGCGCGATCGCCTTGAAGCGACGGTCGTTTCGCCGTCGCCGTGCGAGGGCGGCGAGTTACTGCTGACGATTGAGGATGTTCGCCGGGCGCTGGTGGAGGGGGGCGCGAACCCGGCGGAGGTGCGATTACTTGGCGCGTCGCGGTGCAAAGTGATGCGGCCATTGGGCGCGCCGCGCCGATTGTCGCTGTCGAAGCATCCATCCGCCGACGCCGGGGGCGCTCAACACAAGGCGAATCGAGTCAACAGGTCGAAGGCTGAGCCAATTAGAACGGAGTCGCCCCGTGCCGCGCGGACACTGGAATCCGCGGTGCGGGAGTTCCTGGCTGCCCGGCTTTCGGAGCTGCCCGGTCGCGTGGATGTGCGCTTCAGTCGGGCCAACCGGTCTGATCTCGCGCTTCCGGCCGAGAGTCATCAATTTGACATTCATGCGGCATCATCCGTGCAGCCTGGACTGGTCACGCTGGAGGCGAAGGCGCATTCGGCGGATGGCGCGATGCGCGCGATTCCGCTGGTCGTGGAAGTGGCTGTGATGCGGGACGTGGTCGTGGCGCGGCGGCCGATCAATCGCGGTCGAATGATCGAATCGGCAGACCTGGCGGTGCAGGAGCGGCGATTCACGGAGGCGTCGGACATCGGCCTGACGCAGATGGATGCGGCGGTGGGCCAACGTGCACGCGATTTCATTCCGGCGGGTGCGATGGTCGCGGCGGCCTCGATAGAAGCCGCGCCGGTGGTGGAGCGCGGCGATGCGGTGACGATCTGGATTCGGCGCGGCGGTGTCGTCGTGAAGGCAAGCGGTCGCGCGCAACAGGCGGGCGGGCTGGGCGACGTGATCGCGGTTCGCCGCGACGGAACGAAGCGCAAGCAGGACCTGGTCGAGGCCGTGGTGACGGGACCCGGCACGGTGACGATTTCCGATTCGGCCCAACTGGCGAGTCGGTGA
- a CDS encoding flagellar basal body L-ring protein: protein MNRYVMGLIVLGMAPAMAAGQSSSLFNRAQEQPSQQASATTQPAINGAVRAENGAAIPQVPVVIPPQPRNLALAQYSLTSIAPPEPKAIGVNDFIGVIVRHRLRYQTDSRLEQKNKWNLQTKLAAWFRFHDHKLVQQDFERGIPEAKLDHKNDIQNRGVSDRRDVFETRLKAKVVDVKPNGNLTIFALTQVEIDDEKQFILMTGECNKTDIAPDGNVTSDKIFNLVIKTDNDGAVRDAVKRGWFKEFLDTAKAF, encoded by the coding sequence ATGAACCGGTATGTGATGGGATTGATTGTGCTCGGCATGGCGCCGGCGATGGCGGCGGGGCAGTCGTCGTCGCTGTTCAACCGCGCGCAGGAGCAACCGTCGCAGCAGGCCAGCGCGACAACGCAACCGGCGATCAACGGAGCGGTTCGAGCGGAGAACGGCGCGGCGATTCCGCAGGTGCCGGTGGTGATTCCGCCGCAGCCTCGCAACCTTGCCCTGGCGCAGTACTCGCTGACATCGATCGCGCCGCCGGAGCCGAAGGCAATCGGCGTCAACGACTTCATTGGTGTGATCGTACGACACCGCCTGCGATACCAGACGGATTCGCGGCTTGAGCAGAAGAACAAGTGGAATCTCCAGACGAAGCTGGCGGCGTGGTTTCGGTTCCATGACCACAAGCTCGTGCAGCAGGATTTTGAACGCGGCATTCCCGAAGCGAAGCTGGACCACAAGAACGACATTCAGAACCGCGGCGTGTCCGATCGGCGCGATGTGTTCGAGACGCGCCTGAAGGCGAAAGTCGTGGACGTGAAACCCAACGGCAACCTCACGATCTTCGCGCTGACGCAGGTGGAGATCGACGACGAGAAGCAGTTCATTCTGATGACGGGCGAATGCAACAAGACGGACATCGCCCCGGACGGCAACGTGACGAGCGACAAGATATTCAACCTCGTCATCAAGACGGACAACGACGGCGCGGTGCGTGATGCGGTGAAGCGCGGCTGGTTCAAGGAGTTCCTTGATACCGCCAAGGCGTTTTGA
- the flgI_1 gene encoding Flagellar P-ring protein precursor, with the protein MIELTQRAAGFSPRGRSNGRDRFASTHGVFVIAALLLFVTADVAQATRIADVTHLQGRRENRLLGYGLVIGLPGTGDGGKYLASVMQLQAMLAKFEIPVPAAALADTKNVAIVMVEATLPDNGVREGDRIDVRVNSTGSAKSLMGGYLVPTPLQGPGLDRIFAFASGSVRLTDPAVKTSGLVVQGATMEADVIHNYMNEASQITLVIEDVHASHALASVIAQMINESVSEVGQTRRLAEAIGPKNVVVTIPEEERDRPATFIGRIESTELLMPPGEARIVINRKTQTIAIGDGVEVGPAVISHNGMSIMTRQPPPVPTPDAPVVGEQFVAAIQPGNGVAGANDATRAKLQELVDSLNALGVPAKDIIEIVENLHRLGKVTGKLVVVE; encoded by the coding sequence ATGATTGAGTTGACACAACGAGCCGCGGGCTTCAGCCCGCGCGGCCGATCGAATGGTCGAGACCGCTTCGCGTCGACGCACGGCGTGTTTGTGATCGCGGCGTTGCTCCTGTTCGTCACGGCGGACGTGGCGCAGGCCACGCGCATCGCCGACGTGACGCACCTGCAGGGTCGGCGTGAGAACCGGCTGCTGGGTTACGGGCTGGTGATCGGCCTGCCGGGCACGGGCGACGGCGGGAAGTACCTTGCATCGGTGATGCAGCTCCAGGCGATGCTGGCGAAGTTTGAGATTCCGGTCCCGGCGGCGGCGCTGGCGGATACGAAGAACGTCGCGATCGTCATGGTCGAGGCGACGCTGCCGGACAACGGTGTGCGAGAGGGCGACCGGATCGACGTGCGCGTGAACTCAACCGGCTCGGCGAAGAGCCTGATGGGTGGCTACCTCGTGCCGACTCCGCTTCAGGGGCCGGGGCTGGATCGCATCTTTGCGTTTGCGTCGGGGTCGGTGCGACTGACCGATCCGGCGGTGAAGACGAGCGGCCTCGTCGTGCAAGGCGCGACGATGGAGGCGGATGTCATTCACAACTACATGAACGAAGCAAGCCAGATCACGCTGGTGATCGAGGACGTGCACGCGAGCCACGCGCTGGCGTCGGTCATCGCGCAGATGATCAACGAGAGCGTGTCGGAAGTCGGGCAGACGCGGCGACTGGCCGAGGCGATCGGCCCGAAGAATGTCGTTGTGACGATTCCCGAGGAGGAGCGCGACCGGCCGGCGACGTTCATCGGCCGGATCGAGAGCACCGAGTTGCTGATGCCGCCGGGCGAGGCTCGAATCGTGATCAATCGCAAGACGCAGACGATCGCGATCGGGGATGGCGTGGAGGTCGGCCCCGCGGTGATCTCGCACAACGGCATGTCCATCATGACGCGCCAACCGCCGCCGGTTCCGACACCGGACGCACCGGTCGTCGGGGAGCAGTTCGTCGCGGCGATTCAGCCGGGTAACGGCGTCGCAGGCGCGAACGATGCGACGCGGGCGAAGTTGCAGGAGCTGGTGGATTCGCTGAACGCGCTGGGCGTACCGGCGAAGGACATCATCGAGATCGTCGAGAACCTTCACAGGCTGGGCAAAGTGACCGGCAAGCTGGTGGTGGTGGAGTAA